The DNA segment CCGACTTGATTGTGGATGTCCAAGGAATGCAGTACGCCTGGATATTTAACTATCCCAATAGTGGGATTACTACTGGCGAGTTACACGTTCCCGTTGGTGCGGATGTGCAACTGAATCTTTCCGCCATTGATGTAATTCACTCATTTTGGGTTCCACAATTCCGGTTGAAACAAGACGCGCTTCCCGGTATTGCTACCCAACTGCGATTTGTCGCTACTAAACCAGGTACATATCCTGTAGTTTGTGCGGAATTGTGTGGTGGTTATCACGGTTCCATGCGATCGCAAGTAATTGTCCACACACCCGAAGAGTTTGATAGCTGGTTAGCCGAAAGCCAGATTGCGGCAAAGCAAGACCTTAATCAAGCTGTTGCGGTTAATCCGGCTGAGTTATCAACTTCAGAATTTCTCGCTCCCCATGTTCACGATTTGGGGATGAGTGCAGCAACTCTCGCGCAGCTTCAAAAGTAGTCATTGTTCATTGGTCAGGATTTAGGCAAAATCATGAATAAACGAACCACAAAGGACACAAAGGACACGAAGAAGTAAGAGTTTCACCAGAGTTCTTGCGTAAGTCTTGTGGTTATTGGTTATTGGTGATGATGACTGAATTAGGACAAAAATAAATTGTCGCAAAATCGCTTATGACACAGGTAAAGTTTCCAGGGAATACGCCACCCGAAGGAAATCAATTGACTGGGGGAAATCATCCCCAGGCGTGGAAATGGCAGGACTATTTTACATTTAATGTTGACCACAAGGTGATTGGGATTCAATACCTGGTGACAGCATTTGTCTTCTATCTGATTGGTGGATTGATGGCGGTGGCTTTGCGTGTGGAATTAGCAACGCCAGAATCAGACTTCCTCGACCCCAATCTGTATAACGCTTTCATGACCAACCACGGGACGATTATGATCTTCCTGTGGATTGTCCCCAGTGCGATTGGGGGATTTGGTAATTATCTCATCCCTTTGATGCTCGGTGCTAGGGATATGGCTTTCCCGAAGCTGAATGCGATCGCCTTTTGGTTGAACCCAGTGGCGGGATTACTCGTTTTAGCTAGTTTTATCTTTGGTGGTTCCCAATCTGGTTGGACAGCTTACCCACCATTGAGTTTGGTGACAGCACCAAATGCTCAAACTCTGTGGATATTAGCGATCGTTTTAGTCGGAACTTCTTCAATTTTGGGTTCGGTGAACTTTGTAATCACCATCCTGATGATGAAGGTTCCCAGCATGAAATGGGATCAATTACCCTTATTTTGCTGGGCTATCTTAGCAACTTCTGTTCTCGCTTTGCTTTCTACACCTGTATTAGCGGCGGGTTTAGTGCTGTTGTTATTTGACCTCAACTTTGGCACATCCTTCTTTAAACCAGATGCCGGCGGTAACGTTGTTATTTACCAACATTTGTTCTGGTTCTATTCCCACCCGGCAGTATATTTAATGATTCTGCCGATTTTCGGCATTATGTCGGAAGTAGTCCCAGTTCACGCCCGTAAACCAATTTTTGGTTATAAAGCGATCGCCTACTCTAGTGTAGCTATCTGCGTCGTCGGTTTGTTCGTCTGGGTACACCATATGTTTACCAGTGGTACACCCGGTTGGATGCGGATATTTTTCACCATCTCTACC comes from the Nodularia sp. NIES-3585 genome and includes:
- the ctaD gene encoding cytochrome c oxidase subunit I, encoding MTQVKFPGNTPPEGNQLTGGNHPQAWKWQDYFTFNVDHKVIGIQYLVTAFVFYLIGGLMAVALRVELATPESDFLDPNLYNAFMTNHGTIMIFLWIVPSAIGGFGNYLIPLMLGARDMAFPKLNAIAFWLNPVAGLLVLASFIFGGSQSGWTAYPPLSLVTAPNAQTLWILAIVLVGTSSILGSVNFVITILMMKVPSMKWDQLPLFCWAILATSVLALLSTPVLAAGLVLLLFDLNFGTSFFKPDAGGNVVIYQHLFWFYSHPAVYLMILPIFGIMSEVVPVHARKPIFGYKAIAYSSVAICVVGLFVWVHHMFTSGTPGWMRIFFTISTLIVAVPTGVKIFAWVATLWGGKIRFTSAMLFAIGLLSMFVMGGLSGVTMGTAPFDIHVHDTYYVVGHFHYVLFGGSVFGIYAGIYHWFPKMTGRKLNETWGRVHFALTFIGTNLTFLPMHKLGLQGMPRRVAMYDPQFVDLNLLCTVGAFVLGISVIPFTINIIQSWRKGELAGDNPWQALSLEWTTSSPPIIENWEVLPVVTHGPYDYGHSETEPSGIPEISA